The Rheinheimera mangrovi genome contains the following window.
TGCGAGCCTATACGGTAAATTTGCTTGTAACTTTCACTCGATGCCAACAGCTCTGCACCAGCAGGCAAATCAAAGGTATCACCATGCCAGTGGAACATCTGGATTTCTGCATCCGCGCTCTCAACCGCAAAGAGCTGAGTGTCCAGCGCCGCTTGAGTAAACTGAATAGGCGACCAGCCAATTTCTTTACCCGAAGCGCCCGGATAGACAGCAGCACCAGCAGCTGCGGCTATCAACTGCGACCCGAGGCAAACCCCTACTAAGGGTCGTTGTTCCGCCAAACGTTGTTTAGCTATCAAAAGCTCTGTCTGTAAAAATGGATATAAAGCCGTGTCGTAGACCCCAACAGGGCCACCTAAAATGACAGTTAAATCGGCCTGATACGCCGCAGTTAAATCATCCATAGCCGCATCCAGATACTGCAGCTGATAACCAGCAGCCGTTAATGGCTCGGCAAAACTACCGAGATCTTCAAACTGCAAATGCCGGATCACCACACAACTTTTCGTTTTCATATATTGTCTCCTCTATGCCGGGTCCTGATGTTCACGACAAATCAGATCTGTGCTTGTTACCGGCAAAGGCTGCTGAGTTAAACCACAAAAGGGCAAACCGTCCTGCTGCTGATGGAAACGGCAGCTTTTACACTGACCAAAACTTTTGCGCTGCTCTTGCTGCTGCACCTGGCTCAACAACTGATGCAACGCACCGGTCAATTGTTGTTCCAGTTCAGGCCCCAGCTGCTGCACTGCCTGTTGCAGCACCTGCACAGCCACCAACTGTTGCACCACAGCTAAACCTGCTGCTGTTGGTTTTAAATGCACTATGCGTTTGTCCTGCAGATCCGGCTCTTTGTAAATCCACTGCCGCTCTTCCAGCGCTTTTAACGACTGAGACACTGTGCCTTTAGTCAGGCCCAGATAATCGGTCACGCCCATCACAGTATCTGAGTAATGATTACAAATACTCAGATAACGCAAAGCGCTGAGCTGCACAGCGGGCACCATAGAAAGTTCGGCATCATCCCGCTGCCAGCTACGCAGCAAACTGTTGATGCGTTCGACATAATCAAAAAAGCTTAAAGCCATAGTTTTTACACCTGCACTTTTAACACCTGCACTTGCATTTGGATTTAGACCTGCATTTTATCTGCACAGTATAGCTTGACATTGTATCGAAGCGAAACTATTATTTTCATAACGTATCGATTCGATACTTAATTTAAGATTGAGTGAGGAGCTTTTATGAACGTTCAGGTTTTTGACACCCATGTAAAAACGACCAATGGCCACTACCTGCATTTTGATGTGTTGGTGACGCCAGAGCATGCAGCTAAAGCTAAACTCTATGCACAGCAGTTTTTACAACAACAAGGCTATAACAGTGACGACATACAGCAACAAAGCTGTGATTTTTGTCATAACGAAATAGCCACCCCAGCGGTTATTGCAGCTATTGATGCACAGGGGTATTACATTCTGAAATTACAGGGCTGTTAAGCGGCTCAGTGTTTAATTAACCCAAGATCAAAGGAGCACCCTGATGAACCCGGCCATTCTTGCTTGTGATTTACATGATCATGTCGAAATTATCTGTATGAGACGATACCCGGTCCTGATCCATCAGCTGGATGGCAGCACTATTCAGGGTATTGCCCGTGACACCCGAAGTACAGCACAGCAAGAATTTCTACTGCTGGATAAGGACGGTCAAAAAGTGGAAATTCCACTGCTGCAGATTGAACGAATTGAGGTATTGGATGCCAATGCACCACAACAGCAAATTTGGTTACAGCAAGGCGGAAGCTGCGCTATTTAAGCCAATCCCCCCATAGCAGAGAAGTCACCACAACGTAGCGTTAACACCGGATGAAAGCTGCAGTTCTCAAGGTTTCACCTTACGGGATATCCCACAAGGTGAACCCCCTAAAGTGCCAAAAACCTGGCCAGGCGCGCCAATTTATATCGACTCTCCGGGTTATGATTTCAACCTGAAAAAGGATACTGAAAGTAAATGCCAACCTGCACAACCCACTGCTCTGCGTAGTGAATCTGTACGATGTGGCTTCAGGTGATTTATCTTTACCTGCCAGCTGGCCGGCACAAACCAAATAAGCAAGGATAAAGCGGGTAGCAAAGGCTATTTCTGTTTCTTGATACCCGCTTTACTGCACAGATATCTGCTGCAACGCGTAATGGCAGTCACTTTTTCATCTGATGCAAATACCTGTCGTACTGTTTTAATACAGACAGTATTTTGTCTCCGGTAAAAGGTTTGACGATAAAGGAGGAAGCGCCACTTTTCATACTGGTTTTGACATTTTCCAGTGTTCTGACACCACTGACCATCACGACAAAGCAGTCTTTATTAATATCCTTAAACTTTTCCAGCAAGTACAAACCTGATTGGTCTGGCAACTCTATGTCCAGAAAGACTAAGGCTGGCTGATACTGATTAAAGGATTTAATGGCCTGCACAGCATTGTTGGCATGCTGGTAGCTCCAGATCACTGAATGCAAGTCCGCTTCGTCTTTTAGCATCGCCAGATTATTCTGCAACAACTGTCTGGTGGAGTCCTGATCATCGACCAGCAAAATATTCTGTGGCGTTCTATGCATTAAGTAGTTCCGGTCTTTAAAGCGACCAAAAGCGCTGTCAACTGTTCATAGCGTACAGGTACTTTTTGTTCTTCCCATAAGAGTTGCAACTCATTGGCAAGACCCGTAATTTGCGCTTCGCCAAAACAAGCCGCATTGCCTTTTAGCCGATGAACTATCTGTTTTATTTTTAACAAGTCATCATTTTGCATCGCAAGCTCCAGCTCAGCTGCAGCCACTGCTAAAGATTCTGCAAACAACTGCTGCAATTCATCAGGTACATCGAGTTTTTTCAGATTTTGTCTGGTCAGCCCATTAAACCAGCCATACAGCAATTCCCATTGGCAGGGCCAGCTGAAGTGTTGGTCGACCTGTTCAAACCGCCCTTCTTGTGCAGCCAGTACCGCAATGGGGCGCTGATACCCCAACTGTCGCAATAACTGAACTGCTTCATGTATTTGATGGTCAGCGTTCTTACTCAGAAACATCAGGGCATCGTACTCATAACTCAAAGCCTGTTGTACGGACTCATCAAGGGTTAAAGCAACATAAGTATGATATCCGACAGATTGTAGTTTGGACTGAACTGCAGGCAGTTCAGATCCTGCGTCCAGTTGAGTCAGCAGAATTTTTAATGGCACATTATCGACCCTTTTGCCCAGGTTAAGTTTATTATGGTCTGCGTATCTGTCTGAGGTCAAATAATCCAACCGCAGGTTTTTTACTGATATATTAAAGAGATATGGGGCATGCAGTGGAAATCTGCCGGCTCTGGGCCTAAAGTGGGACAGCCTAAGGTGCAGTTTTAAGGAATCACAATGAAAACGATGAGTTTAAGTCTGAGTCAACGCATTAACCTGAGTTTTTCCCTTATTGTCTTTGTGATGATATTGTCAGGCTTTATGTTTTACAACAGAGCTATAGACAATGAAGCAAACATCTCCTCCATTGAAACTTCAGACATTAAAGGCATTGAGATTGCCAGAGATATCCGCCTGACTACCTCTGACCACTGGATGGAAACCAATACTATCTATATCAAACTCAACCATAGCAGTGATGATAAAGTTGCCGTCATTGAGGAAGGTCGCGACCACTTATTGAATGCGGAAAAACAAATCAAGGCTTTGTATGCTAACTACGAGTCCACTATCACCTTAGAAAAAGACAAAATACTCTATGCAGACCTTGAACCAAAACTGAGTGTTTATTTTGACCTGAGCCAACAACTGCAGGAAAGGTTAATGACGGATCCTCAAAGTGACATCAGTAAATTATTCCAGAAGCAGAGTACTGCCTGGCAAAGTGTCAGAGCAACACTAGGCGATATGATCAAGTTAAATGAAGAAAGCTACGAAAACTCAATAGCCACTTTGCATAACAACATCACAAAAAATATTTATACCGCCATTGCAGCAGTTGTTATCTCCGTTCTTATCGCCACCTTGTGCGGCTATTATTTACGCCGCGCTATTATGACTCCTATCGACTTTATATTAAGTGGCATGCATAAAATGGGCGAAGGCATACTGACCTACCGTATTGAGAAAAAACAAAATGACGAGTTTGGCTCTATTATCACAGGCTTCAACGACATGGCCGAGTCACTAAAAGAGCTGGTGGTTCAAACTCAAGGCTCTGCAGTCCATTTGAGTTCCTCTATCACTGAGCTGGCCGCTACCTCTAAGCAGCAACAGGCAACGGTTACAGAAACCGCAGCCACCACTACTGAAATAGGGGCAACGTCAAAGCAAATTGCAGCCACAGCCAAGGAGCTATTGCACACTGTCAGTGAAGCAGCGGACACAGCAGCTCACACCTCACGTCTGGCTCAAACCAGTCAGCAGTCGGTCAACAATATGGACGATGTAATGCGTCAGTTGTCTTCTGCCGCAGAGATGGTCAGTGGCAAACTGGCCTTGCTGAGCGAGCGGGCTACAGGCATCAATCAGGTTGTGACCACTATTATGAAAGTGGCTGATCAAACTAATTTATTGTCACTGAATGCCGCCATAGAAGCAGAAAAAGCCGGAGAATACGGTAAAGGATTCACAGTAGTAGCCAACGAAATTCGCAGGTTAGCTGATCAAACAGCCATAGCCACGTATGACATTGAACAGATGGTCCGTGAAATTCAGTCTGCGGTAGCTGCAGGTGTGATGGGCATAGATAAATTCTCAGAAGAAGTGCGCCGTGGTTCATCTGATATGGACGATGTCAGCGAACAATTATCCATGATCATTGAACAGGTTCAGGAACTTGCCCCTCATATCCAACAAGTGAATGAAGGCATGCTGCATCAGGCTGAAGGTGCAGAACAAATCAATTTAGCCTTAAGCCAACTGGCTGATGCCACCTCACAAACCGTGGACTCTTTGGTACAAACCACCAGCGCTATCGATAATATGAGTGATGTCGCCAGTAAATTACGTTCAGGCGTCAACAGGTTCAAGGTCTGACGCCATGGCTTTGTCTGATGTGTCATCCAGACCAGCTGCAACTACGGCTTTGTACCTTATATTCCGAATTGAGGCGGACTATTATGCTTTAGCCGCTTCTGAAATTGAGATGGTGCTGAAGCAACAAAGCCTGAAGAAACTGCCGGGAGCCCCAACCTGGGTTGCAGGTCTGTTGCATTTAGACGGCCAGATAGTACCTGTGATTGATATATACCAGCGCATACTGCAAAGACCTGCATCAGCTCAGTCCAGCACCCGAATTGTTATAGTGAACTACGACAATGACAAACTGTTGGGTTTGTTACTGGAAAAAGTAAACACTTTCGAACGCCTGAACATCAATGGCTGGATGGATGCCACTATCCAGCTGTACAACACTGATTTTCTGGCTTCTGTGCAACAACATGCCAGTTTAGGGCTGCTCCAGAATATAGAACTTTCATTGTTATTACCTGAAGACATCCAGCAGCTCCTGTTTCAGAACGTTCAGCAAAGCCCGGCTCCTGCAACAGAGCAACAGTTAGGCCCAACGCCATGAGTCCGAATTCAGGCTGTCATTGCTTCACAGTCCCCGTGCAGTTATGGGCATTCGTACAGTGCTGGCAGGGGTGACGATGAGTGCCCTGATTGAAAACATGTTGTACCAACGCATTGGCATGGACATAAAGTCTGTGGGGCAGCAGATTTTCCAGCGTGTTTTACAACAACAATTGCATAAATATCAATGCGATTTGGCTCACTACAGCCAGTTGTTGCAGCACTCGGAGGAGATCTGGACTTCATTGGTGGAAGCTATTGTTATCCCCGAAACCTGGTTTTTCAGATACCCGGAATCTTTTGGCTTGTTCGAAGAGCTGGTGCATGAGCAGTTCAGAGCCAATCCGGCCAGACCTGCATTAAAGATCCTGTGCCTGCCTTGTTCTACCGGGGAAGAAGCCTATTCCATTGCTATCAGTTTATTGCGCAATGGCTACAGTGCCCGGCAGTTTTGTGTAGATGCGATTGATATTAACACCCAGGCGCTGCAGCAGGCTCAGTCAGGCATATTCAGACAATACTCGTTCAGAACTACTAACTTACCTTTTATCCATCAGTTTTTTGAAGTCACTGAATCCGGTAGTCTGGTGAATCAGAATGTACGGGATTGTGTCAAATTCAGTTATGGCAATTTATTTGAACCCGCGACTTTACCTGCAAAACAGTATGACTTTGTGTTTTGCCGTAACTTACTGATTTATTTTGATCAAAATAAACAGCAGCAGGCCATTCAACAACTCAGAAAACTATTGAGCCCGGACGGCTATTTACTTTCAGGCCCCGCAGAAGCCGGAGCTTTTGTCAGAGCAGGCATGACCGCATTGCCTCGCCGGGATTGTTTTGCTTTTAGTCAGGCGGAGCAGGTCAAGCCAAAAAAGATCACTAGACAGCTTATTGTCCCTGCGACATTCAAAGAGAAAAGTAAAAAGGCAGGCCAAGCTCTGCCTCTCCCTGCTTTAAAACCATCGCCAAGAATAAACAGCTCAGCACCTGTGCTTTCTGCGCCTGCAAAAAAGGCAGAACGTAAGCAGGATTTATTACAACGTATTGAACAGCTTTCAAATGCCGGACAACTCTCTGCGGCATTGGAGCTCTGTCAGGCTGCGCTTAGTGAGGTTGGCCCCAGCGCCCAGTTGTTTTACGTCTGGGGGTTATTATTTGACAGCATGGGTCATAAAGGGAATGCAGAAATCTATTATCGGAAGGTGCTGTATTTAGAACCTTTGCATGCAGCAGCCTTAAGGCAGCTTGCCGCTTTGCTTCATTCACAAGGGCAAACTGCTGCCGCAGCTTTGATAGAACAGCGTATGAAGCTTGAGAGGAAATTTTAATGAACCAGGCTCCTGTTATCCAGACACAACAGATTGAGATAGATGCCTGCTGGAAAACCAAAGGGATCTATGGAGACCGCAGCTGCCCAAAACTGGTGCTCCATACGCATTGCCGCAACTGCGAAGTTTACACTGAGGCTGCATCCAGATTACGTGACCAGTTTTATGTCCAGGATACGGACGAACAGAGCAGTATTGTCAGCAGAAATACCCGACATACGGCAAAGCAACAAACACAACGCCACATAATTTTCAGGCTGGAGCAGCAGTGGTTTGCCATTCCAAGCCGTTATTTAACAGAAGTGACATTACCACTGGTCGTCAGAGCAGTGCCGAATCGCCACAGTAAGGTTTTACTCGGGGTCTGTAATGTCAGAGGTCAACTGGTGCCCTGCCTGTCATTACACAGATTGTTTTCCATTGCAGAGAGTTCAACTGCAACAGCCAGAATGCTGGTACTGTCTCATCCGTCCGGTGCTTTAGTTGTATCTGTGGATCAAATCCTGGAAATCACACCACTTGACCACTCTGTCTGGAATAATAATGCAATGAATTCTGGCACTGCCCTGGGTCAGGTCAGTGTGGCAGTTGCCCAGCACAAAGCTTATAACCTGACCCTGTTGAACGCAGAGACTTTATTAAGTCTGATGCTTAAGGAGCTGCAATGACGGATCAGTATCAAAATGCTTCTTTGCTGGAATTGTTTTTACTTGAAGCTCAGGCGCAAACACAAATACTCGATCAGGCTCTGATTGGCTTATCTCAGCATCCAACAGATAAATCCATGCTGGAATCCAGTATGAGGGCTGCCCATTCCTTAAAAGGAGCCGCGCGGTTGGTTGGGGTGGAACCAGCTGTTGGTGTGGCCCATGAAATGGAAGAATTACTGGTTGAAGCAATGCGGGGGCAAAGCCAGTTAAATACAGAACAAATTCAACTGCTGATGCAAGGCTCGTCTGCATTAATGGCCATAGCTGAGGGCAAAACACCACCAGATCTGGCGCTCTTAGTGCACGCCTTGTCACAACAAGCGTTAACACCAGCGCAACCTGCTGCATTGCCAACAGAAGACGTTCCTTCTCCCCTTGCCGCCACAGAGGGAGCGGAACACTATGCTCCGCCACAATCAGCGGAAGAGTTGCATAACCATGAAGAAATCCGTAAATCTGGCACTATCAGGGTGTCCTCAGAACGGCTGGATTTGTTACTGGATTTAGCCAGTCGATCACTGGAGGAGTCTAAACATGCTCAGCGTTTTGGTCTGGAATTACTGCGGATCAAAAAGACACAGCTTCAGGCGAAAAGTATTCTTGAAGCATTGAGAGATCAGCTGGTTGAACAGCAAATGCCTGATTATTTTCTGACATCTCTGACACAAATGGGCCAGTTGCTTTCTGACGCTAACACTCAAACGGTACAAAGTTTACAGCATTACGATAGCGTCAGCTGGAGCAACCTGTTGTTAAACCAGAACCTGTACGATGCTGCCCTAGCCTGCAGAATGCGGCCTTTTAGTGATTTGTTCACAGGTAAAGCCAGAATGGTGTTTGATTTGGCCACTCGTCTGAATAAAAAGGTTCAGTTACAAGTAGAGGGCGAGCACACCTCAGTTGACCGCGATATGCTGGAGCGATTGGAAGCTCCATTGTTACATTTAATCCGCAATGCCGTTGATCATGGCATAGAAGAGGTGCAGGAGCGCCTCAGTGCAGGTAAAACGGAAATAGCTACAATCCGCTTAAAAGCCTGGCATGCTTCCGGATACCTGCATATGGAAATCAGTGACGACGGACGTGGTGTCAACCTGGAAAAAATTAAATCCAGAGTCCTATCCAGAAATCTGGCGACGGCGGACGCCGTAGCACAAATGGACGAGCAGGAACTGCTGGCCTTTTTGTTTTTACCTGATTTTAGCCTGGCACAACAAGTCAGTGACATTTCAGGCCGTGGTGTTGGCTTAGATGCAGTACAGCATGAAATCAAAGCCTTAGGCGGTCATATCGAGCTGATCAACACTCCGGGCCAGGGGTGCAATTTCCAGTTCAGATTGCCTGTTACCGTCTCAGTGATCCGCTGTGTCATAGTCGAAGTAAGCTCTGAAGTTTATGCTATCCCACTGCACAGGATCGAAAGCATGCTAAGACTGCAACAGGACGAGCTGATTACAGTTGAAGGCAGACCCCATTTTTGGTGGAACGGCGACGCTATAGGGTTATTGCGTTTATCTCAATTATTGGGACTTCCGGAAGGTCAGGGCGATCCACAAGGATTAGGCGTATTGGTGTTTCAGGAAAGAGATAGGAAAATCGCCTTTGCTGTTGAAAAGCTACTTGGGGAACAAAGCCTTGTCGTGATGCACATGGACCAGCGATTTGGTCGTTTGTCTGCTGTAATGGCTGGTGCTGTGCTGGCTGACGGTACGCCCGCGCTAATTCTGGATATTGACGATGTGCTGACGAAAGCCAGTACCTTGTTAAAACAAGGCCAGGTCAATAGTTTCACCAGCCAGCAACAGGATACTCCAACCCAAAAAATTCTGGTGGTCGACGATTCACTGACTGTGCGGGAACTGGAACGTAAACTATTGAGCAATAAAGGCTATCAGGTTCAGGTAGCTGTTGATGGCCTGGAGGGCTGGACTATGCTCAGAGCCGAAAAGTTCGACTTACTGGTGACCGACATAGATATGCCGAAAATGGATGGCATCGAGCTTGTGCGTTTAGTTCGGGCTGACCCGCGTTTAAACAGGCTTCCTGTGATAGTCGTCTCTTATAAAGATAGGGAAGAAGACAAAAACAAAGGATTAGAAGCCGGAGCAGATTATTATCTGGCAAAATCCAGTTTCCACGATGAATCTTTGATTGAGGCAGTCCAGCTCCTGATTGGGGCACCACAGTTATGAATTTAGGGTTGTTGACTTACAATGTGCCTAATTCCGATTGGGTCAAACAAGTCATTGAGGCTGAGTATCAGGTTGCATGGCACGCCCAGGATGTCACACAAACTCTGACCCTCCAGTTGGCCAAGCCGGTGGATTTACTGCTGGTAAAGCTGCATGAGGGCTGGTCAGCTCTAGACATACAGCAACTCACCCCTTATATCGACTGTCCTATAGTGTTATTTTCCTTGGATGGCCGGGACCATACACAGCAGGTGTTTACGGCTTTTGGCTTTGGCGCCAAAGATTATGTTGAACTGACTGGAGCACAACAGGCTAAGGCTACGTTGTTGTTACGTAAAATTAGGCAGCAAATCGTCTTACAGGGGATTAAACCCCGCCCTGCAGAGCCCGTCAGCACAACTTTACCCGTGATCATTGCCATAGGAGCTTCGACCGGAGGCCCCTCTTCTCTTTATGAACTGATCCAAGCTCTTCCCAAAGATTTTAAGGCCGTAATTGTCATAGTGCAGCATATGGACGGCCGTTTCAGTACAGGCCTGGCAGATTGGCTGGAGCGGGCAACAAGCTTGACGGTAAAATTGATTGCGCATCGCGAAAAAGCAGAAGCTGGTACTATTTATATTGCTGGCGCGGACATACACTTACGTATCTCTGAAGAAGGCCGCTTTCTATACTCAGAAGAGCCTCAACACAGCTTGTTCAAACCATCCATAGACGTATTTTTTGAAAGTTTAGCCAAAAACTGGCGGGGTATCGCTATTGGCGTGCTGCTCACGGGCATGGGGCAAGATGGCGCTTTGGGTTTAAAGTTGATGAAAAACAAGGGTTGGTTCACTATAGCTCAGGATCAGGCTAGCAGCATTGTATATGGCATGCCTAAAGCCGCCGTGCATTTACAGGCAGCTACAGAGGTTTTACCTTTAGATAAAATTGCCGCCCGACTGATAAAACTATGCGCTGACTGATTCTTTTATAGAGGAAAATAAATTTGTCTACAGATAACCTATACGGCACAGCAAACTTAGAAAGCAATGCAAAAGCTATGGTATTGCTTATCGATGACCAGGCTCTGGTTGGCGAGGTCATACGCCGAATTCTGATTGCCGAAGAAGGTATAGATTTTCATTTTTGCTCAGACGCAGAAAAAGCCATGAGTATGGCCCTGAGTATCAAACCAACAGTGATACTACAGGATTTGGTGATGCCTGGTATAGATGGGCTGGATTTGGTTAAAACCTACAAAACCCATGAAGAGCTGCGGGATTTGCCCGTGATTGTTCTGTCCGCAAAAGATGATGCGACAGTTAAAAGCCAGGCGTTTGAGGCTGGGGCAAATGACTATCTGGTCAAACTGCCCGATGCAATAGAACTCATTGCCCGTATTCGCTACCACTCAAAAGCTTATACGGCGCTGAAGCAAAGGGATGAGATGTTCCGGGCATTACGCACCAGCCAGCAACAATTGCAAGAAAGTAATCTGGCGCTGGAAAAGCTGATGCGTGCCGATGGCTTAACTGGACTGGCAAACAGACGCCATTTTGACGAATATCTGGACATTGAATGGAAAAGAGCAGCCAGAGAACAGTATTCTTTATCTCTGCTGATGATTGATGTTGATTACTTTAAGGCCTTTAATGATTCCTTTGGCCATGTGGAAGGCGATTACACACTGCAAAAAGTTGCGCAGGTGATCAAAGAGCATTGTGCACGAGCCGGTGATTTGGGCGCTCGTTATGGTGGTGAAGAGTTTGTGGCCATATTCCCAAACACGGATCTGGATGGGGCCTATAAGCTGGCAGAAGAAATCCGCACTGCAGTGCAGGGACTGAGGGTCTCTCATATCAAACCAGATGAACAGTCCGTGGTCACAGTGTCTATCGGAGTGTCCAGCACCATACCCCAAGCCCACTTTAGTCCTGTCAGTCTGGTGGAAACTGCAGATAAAGCACTGTATCAGGCCAAACATAACGGCAGAAACAGATCAGAAAGCACGATATAACGCCACTCTAATGTAAAACAAAAGTGGAAGCACACTGAGGCTCCCTACTGGTATTTCTAACCTGCAACCTGAAGGCTGAACCTCAGGTTGCAGCTATCCAGAGTAAAATTAACTGATAGATGCAATTTTACTCTGACTCGCATGATGTTCAGCTTTTTGCTGATACATCCGCTGATCCGCCACTTTGCTCAGCGCCAAATCCGTTTCGCCGTCCTGCGGATAACAGGCCAGCCCAATGCTGCAGCCAATCTGGATTTCCAAACCATGAACATCAAAAGGCTGTGCTAATGCCTGCTGAATTTTGTCCGCCACTGTTGTCGCATGCTGCAATTCATCCACCTGAGGTAACA
Protein-coding sequences here:
- a CDS encoding methyl-accepting chemotaxis protein; protein product: MKTMSLSLSQRINLSFSLIVFVMILSGFMFYNRAIDNEANISSIETSDIKGIEIARDIRLTTSDHWMETNTIYIKLNHSSDDKVAVIEEGRDHLLNAEKQIKALYANYESTITLEKDKILYADLEPKLSVYFDLSQQLQERLMTDPQSDISKLFQKQSTAWQSVRATLGDMIKLNEESYENSIATLHNNITKNIYTAIAAVVISVLIATLCGYYLRRAIMTPIDFILSGMHKMGEGILTYRIEKKQNDEFGSIITGFNDMAESLKELVVQTQGSAVHLSSSITELAATSKQQQATVTETAATTTEIGATSKQIAATAKELLHTVSEAADTAAHTSRLAQTSQQSVNNMDDVMRQLSSAAEMVSGKLALLSERATGINQVVTTIMKVADQTNLLSLNAAIEAEKAGEYGKGFTVVANEIRRLADQTAIATYDIEQMVREIQSAVAAGVMGIDKFSEEVRRGSSDMDDVSEQLSMIIEQVQELAPHIQQVNEGMLHQAEGAEQINLALSQLADATSQTVDSLVQTTSAIDNMSDVASKLRSGVNRFKV
- a CDS encoding Rho-binding antiterminator, translated to MNPAILACDLHDHVEIICMRRYPVLIHQLDGSTIQGIARDTRSTAQQEFLLLDKDGQKVEIPLLQIERIEVLDANAPQQQIWLQQGGSCAI
- a CDS encoding chemotaxis protein CheW, with the protein product MNQAPVIQTQQIEIDACWKTKGIYGDRSCPKLVLHTHCRNCEVYTEAASRLRDQFYVQDTDEQSSIVSRNTRHTAKQQTQRHIIFRLEQQWFAIPSRYLTEVTLPLVVRAVPNRHSKVLLGVCNVRGQLVPCLSLHRLFSIAESSTATARMLVLSHPSGALVVSVDQILEITPLDHSVWNNNAMNSGTALGQVSVAVAQHKAYNLTLLNAETLLSLMLKELQ
- a CDS encoding MarR family winged helix-turn-helix transcriptional regulator, with the protein product MALSFFDYVERINSLLRSWQRDDAELSMVPAVQLSALRYLSICNHYSDTVMGVTDYLGLTKGTVSQSLKALEERQWIYKEPDLQDKRIVHLKPTAAGLAVVQQLVAVQVLQQAVQQLGPELEQQLTGALHQLLSQVQQQEQRKSFGQCKSCRFHQQQDGLPFCGLTQQPLPVTSTDLICREHQDPA
- a CDS encoding Hpt domain-containing protein, producing MPLKILLTQLDAGSELPAVQSKLQSVGYHTYVALTLDESVQQALSYEYDALMFLSKNADHQIHEAVQLLRQLGYQRPIAVLAAQEGRFEQVDQHFSWPCQWELLYGWFNGLTRQNLKKLDVPDELQQLFAESLAVAAAELELAMQNDDLLKIKQIVHRLKGNAACFGEAQITGLANELQLLWEEQKVPVRYEQLTALLVALKTGTT
- a CDS encoding glutamine amidotransferase; the protein is MKTKSCVVIRHLQFEDLGSFAEPLTAAGYQLQYLDAAMDDLTAAYQADLTVILGGPVGVYDTALYPFLQTELLIAKQRLAEQRPLVGVCLGSQLIAAAAGAAVYPGASGKEIGWSPIQFTQAALDTQLFAVESADAEIQMFHWHGDTFDLPAGAELLASSESYKQIYRIGSQVLAFQCHPELEGQRIEQWLLGHAAELAAWPLADLAKIRQDTTAYAPALRQFSQQLLTRWLSQL
- a CDS encoding chemotaxis protein CheW codes for the protein MALSDVSSRPAATTALYLIFRIEADYYALAASEIEMVLKQQSLKKLPGAPTWVAGLLHLDGQIVPVIDIYQRILQRPASAQSSTRIVIVNYDNDKLLGLLLEKVNTFERLNINGWMDATIQLYNTDFLASVQQHASLGLLQNIELSLLLPEDIQQLLFQNVQQSPAPATEQQLGPTP
- a CDS encoding response regulator; protein product: MHRTPQNILLVDDQDSTRQLLQNNLAMLKDEADLHSVIWSYQHANNAVQAIKSFNQYQPALVFLDIELPDQSGLYLLEKFKDINKDCFVVMVSGVRTLENVKTSMKSGASSFIVKPFTGDKILSVLKQYDRYLHQMKK
- a CDS encoding CheR family methyltransferase, producing MSALIENMLYQRIGMDIKSVGQQIFQRVLQQQLHKYQCDLAHYSQLLQHSEEIWTSLVEAIVIPETWFFRYPESFGLFEELVHEQFRANPARPALKILCLPCSTGEEAYSIAISLLRNGYSARQFCVDAIDINTQALQQAQSGIFRQYSFRTTNLPFIHQFFEVTESGSLVNQNVRDCVKFSYGNLFEPATLPAKQYDFVFCRNLLIYFDQNKQQQAIQQLRKLLSPDGYLLSGPAEAGAFVRAGMTALPRRDCFAFSQAEQVKPKKITRQLIVPATFKEKSKKAGQALPLPALKPSPRINSSAPVLSAPAKKAERKQDLLQRIEQLSNAGQLSAALELCQAALSEVGPSAQLFYVWGLLFDSMGHKGNAEIYYRKVLYLEPLHAAALRQLAALLHSQGQTAAAALIEQRMKLERKF
- a CDS encoding hybrid sensor histidine kinase/response regulator; this translates as MTDQYQNASLLELFLLEAQAQTQILDQALIGLSQHPTDKSMLESSMRAAHSLKGAARLVGVEPAVGVAHEMEELLVEAMRGQSQLNTEQIQLLMQGSSALMAIAEGKTPPDLALLVHALSQQALTPAQPAALPTEDVPSPLAATEGAEHYAPPQSAEELHNHEEIRKSGTIRVSSERLDLLLDLASRSLEESKHAQRFGLELLRIKKTQLQAKSILEALRDQLVEQQMPDYFLTSLTQMGQLLSDANTQTVQSLQHYDSVSWSNLLLNQNLYDAALACRMRPFSDLFTGKARMVFDLATRLNKKVQLQVEGEHTSVDRDMLERLEAPLLHLIRNAVDHGIEEVQERLSAGKTEIATIRLKAWHASGYLHMEISDDGRGVNLEKIKSRVLSRNLATADAVAQMDEQELLAFLFLPDFSLAQQVSDISGRGVGLDAVQHEIKALGGHIELINTPGQGCNFQFRLPVTVSVIRCVIVEVSSEVYAIPLHRIESMLRLQQDELITVEGRPHFWWNGDAIGLLRLSQLLGLPEGQGDPQGLGVLVFQERDRKIAFAVEKLLGEQSLVVMHMDQRFGRLSAVMAGAVLADGTPALILDIDDVLTKASTLLKQGQVNSFTSQQQDTPTQKILVVDDSLTVRELERKLLSNKGYQVQVAVDGLEGWTMLRAEKFDLLVTDIDMPKMDGIELVRLVRADPRLNRLPVIVVSYKDREEDKNKGLEAGADYYLAKSSFHDESLIEAVQLLIGAPQL
- a CDS encoding DUF2024 family protein, whose product is MNVQVFDTHVKTTNGHYLHFDVLVTPEHAAKAKLYAQQFLQQQGYNSDDIQQQSCDFCHNEIATPAVIAAIDAQGYYILKLQGC